A single region of the Sandaracinaceae bacterium genome encodes:
- a CDS encoding POT family MFS transporter has protein sequence MSYRTTPEDTHAMPSGIPFIVGNEAAERFSFYGMKAILFTVMTRHLVDAAGAPDLMTEPEAKAFIHTFVATLYALPILGAIAADAWFGKYRIILALSLVYCAGHAVLAVNTTRTGLVIGLGVLAIGAGGIKPCVSAHVGDQFGANNAHLVTRAFAFFYLSINLGAAVAMNLTPWLLSRFGPHPAFGLPGVLMVIATFVFWWGRRRFAHIPPGGQRFLAEITSPEGLRVFARLAVMFAFVALFWTLFDQTASSWVAQGRRMDLHGYDWLADNMQSANPIFILLLTPLFTLVVYPRLERHVRLTPMRKMGVGMVLAALSFCYSAGLEAVIATGAKPTIFLQLVGYGILTAGELLVSVTALEYAYTQSPPTMKSMVMSLYLASAALGNLFTVGITRLTTNAEGAPTLSNTQSFMLYAALMLAGAVLFVPYARRVREHSYLPST, from the coding sequence ATGAGCTATCGCACGACCCCCGAGGACACCCACGCGATGCCGTCGGGCATCCCGTTCATCGTCGGGAACGAGGCGGCGGAGCGTTTCAGCTTCTATGGAATGAAGGCGATCTTGTTCACCGTCATGACGCGCCACCTGGTCGACGCAGCGGGCGCGCCGGACCTCATGACGGAGCCCGAGGCGAAGGCGTTCATCCACACGTTCGTGGCGACGCTGTACGCGCTCCCCATCCTCGGCGCGATCGCGGCCGACGCCTGGTTCGGCAAGTACCGCATCATCTTGGCGTTGTCGCTCGTGTATTGCGCGGGGCACGCGGTCTTGGCGGTGAACACCACGCGCACCGGGCTGGTGATCGGACTCGGGGTGCTCGCGATCGGTGCCGGGGGTATCAAGCCGTGCGTGTCCGCGCACGTCGGGGATCAGTTCGGGGCGAACAACGCTCACCTGGTCACGCGCGCGTTCGCGTTCTTCTACCTTTCGATCAACCTCGGCGCCGCGGTGGCCATGAACCTGACGCCGTGGCTGCTGAGCCGCTTCGGGCCGCACCCTGCGTTCGGCCTCCCCGGTGTGCTGATGGTCATCGCCACGTTCGTGTTCTGGTGGGGTCGGCGTCGCTTCGCCCACATCCCCCCAGGCGGCCAACGGTTCTTGGCGGAGATCACGAGCCCAGAGGGGCTGCGCGTGTTCGCCCGGCTGGCCGTGATGTTCGCGTTCGTCGCGCTGTTCTGGACGCTCTTCGACCAGACCGCGTCCAGCTGGGTCGCGCAGGGGCGCCGCATGGATCTGCACGGCTACGACTGGCTGGCGGACAACATGCAGTCGGCCAACCCCATCTTCATCTTGCTGCTCACCCCGCTGTTCACGCTGGTGGTGTACCCACGCCTCGAGCGCCACGTGCGCCTCACACCCATGCGCAAGATGGGCGTGGGGATGGTGCTGGCGGCGCTCTCGTTCTGCTACTCGGCGGGGCTCGAGGCGGTCATCGCGACCGGCGCGAAGCCGACCATCTTCCTGCAGCTCGTCGGCTACGGGATCCTCACGGCCGGCGAGCTGCTGGTGTCGGTCACCGCGCTCGAGTACGCCTACACGCAGTCGCCGCCGACGATGAAGTCCATGGTCATGTCGCTGTACCTCGCCAGCGCTGCGCTGGGGAACCTGTTCACGGTCGGTATCACGCGCCTGACGACGAACGCCGAAGGTGCGCCCACGCTCAGCAACACGCAGTCGTTCATGCTGTACGCGGCGCTCATGCTGGCTGGCGCCGTGCTGTTCGTCCCCTACGCGCGGCGTGTCCGCGAGCACAGCTACCTCCCCAGCACATGA
- a CDS encoding DUF1624 domain-containing protein — translation MTRVRGLDLARGVACVAMIQAHAYDAYVDAPHRGSTAFAVTRFLALLPLPLFMVLAGMGVALRVERGRARGEATATTRRELTRRGGLVLLSGYALNLLYGLMDGARTIGELLRFDVLHVIGASILLLGALLPGRARPTLTASALVALWLVPSPWLQRAGQRAPDGVRLLLVPFVDISPYTKMPLLPLAAWCALGAACAQVTLRAPRVVAAMALPLAVAAHLGTEAWAALPGVTLARTHPIVWLNAVDLAARALVVIGLVLAATARHAGPSRAQAPWLALGTGSLRVYALHLPFAYGALGRPLRAIPDMSVLDATPWVASLTVLTYALLRGTDTLRDRFLAWRYTRDAP, via the coding sequence ATGACGCGCGTACGCGGCCTCGACCTCGCACGCGGAGTGGCGTGCGTCGCGATGATCCAGGCGCACGCCTACGACGCCTACGTAGACGCCCCGCACCGCGGGAGCACAGCGTTCGCCGTGACCCGCTTCTTGGCGCTCCTGCCGTTGCCGCTGTTCATGGTGCTCGCGGGGATGGGCGTCGCGCTGCGGGTGGAGCGCGGCCGCGCGCGAGGAGAGGCGACCGCGACCACCCGCCGGGAGCTGACGCGCCGCGGCGGGCTCGTGTTGCTCAGCGGATACGCCCTGAACCTGCTCTACGGGCTGATGGACGGCGCTCGCACCATCGGAGAATTGCTGCGCTTCGACGTGCTCCACGTGATCGGGGCGAGCATCCTGCTGTTGGGCGCCCTGCTCCCCGGCCGCGCGCGGCCGACCCTCACGGCCAGCGCGCTGGTAGCGCTGTGGCTCGTGCCGAGCCCGTGGCTGCAGCGCGCCGGGCAACGCGCGCCCGACGGTGTGCGCCTGCTGCTCGTGCCCTTCGTGGACATCTCGCCCTACACCAAGATGCCCCTGCTGCCCCTCGCCGCGTGGTGCGCCCTGGGTGCGGCGTGCGCCCAGGTGACGCTGCGCGCACCGCGGGTCGTGGCCGCCATGGCGCTACCGCTCGCGGTCGCAGCCCACCTCGGTACCGAGGCGTGGGCCGCGTTGCCGGGAGTCACGCTGGCGCGCACGCACCCGATCGTGTGGCTGAACGCCGTCGACCTCGCGGCCCGCGCGCTCGTGGTCATCGGCCTGGTGCTGGCGGCGACCGCGCGGCACGCTGGACCATCGCGGGCGCAGGCGCCGTGGCTGGCGCTCGGGACGGGGTCGCTGCGTGTCTACGCGCTGCACCTGCCCTTCGCGTACGGGGCGCTCGGGAGGCCGCTGCGCGCCATTCCGGACATGAGCGTCTTGGACGCGACACCGTGGGTGGCGAGCCTCACGGTGCTCACCTACGCCTTGCTCCGCGGCACTGACACGCTACGGGACCGCTTCCTCGCTTGGCGATACACTCGCGACGCGCCATGA
- a CDS encoding phospho-sugar mutase, which yields MTHAPSPTPKDHTAIRAATTWMEGDPDASTRAELGALTAAAADDAVAGEALRRRMDERLEFGTAGLRGLVGAGPGRLNRATVIRATHGLCEWLRARVPDAASRGVCIGFDARPTSRTLAHDVAAVVAGAGLVARVFEDFAPTPLVGFAILDQSAAAGVVVTASHNPPEYNGYKVFWEHGAQIVPPDDAGIAAAIDTAPPAVEVPRSDEGDARRDGRWLSLGDDVRARYARGVLRCLPDSAGSRALRIAYTPLHGVGMRTVLPILAQAGFDDVHVVASQAEPDGSFPTVRFPNPEEPGALAALIALCEDVGADVGVANDPDADRLAVVAADDQGVFEALSGNEIGCLLADYLLSHGDPTQARVVINTVVSSPLLGVIAHAHRASFAQTLTGHKWIHARAMEEEARGRTFVFGYEEALGYAVGSLVRDKDGISALLAFCDMAARAKAGGRSVLALRDDLLRRYGAYVSLQESWVLPGEAGRDEIRARVARAEALPLDTLGGVPVVARITGKDAVRRSRDGRTEALGWAASDLLVLELEGGQRAMLRPSGTEPKLKLYFDARAELSPSEPVKAARARARALATAIRDDLVARLGGAPESPVS from the coding sequence ATGACCCACGCCCCCTCGCCCACCCCCAAGGACCACACCGCGATCCGCGCCGCGACCACCTGGATGGAGGGCGATCCCGACGCGAGCACACGCGCCGAGCTCGGGGCGCTGACTGCAGCCGCGGCTGACGACGCGGTCGCGGGCGAGGCGCTACGACGACGCATGGACGAGCGCCTGGAATTCGGCACGGCCGGGCTCCGCGGCCTCGTGGGCGCGGGCCCCGGTCGCCTCAATCGTGCCACGGTCATCCGCGCCACCCATGGCCTGTGCGAGTGGCTCCGCGCGCGGGTGCCCGACGCGGCGTCACGCGGGGTGTGCATCGGCTTCGACGCTCGGCCCACCAGCCGCACCCTGGCCCACGACGTCGCCGCCGTCGTCGCGGGCGCGGGCCTCGTCGCGCGAGTGTTCGAGGACTTCGCGCCGACCCCCCTCGTGGGCTTCGCCATCCTGGACCAGAGCGCGGCGGCGGGTGTGGTGGTCACCGCCAGCCACAACCCGCCGGAGTACAACGGATACAAGGTGTTCTGGGAGCACGGCGCCCAGATCGTGCCGCCAGACGATGCGGGCATCGCCGCAGCCATCGACACGGCCCCGCCCGCCGTGGAGGTGCCACGTTCCGACGAAGGGGATGCTCGCCGCGACGGACGCTGGCTGAGCCTCGGCGACGACGTCCGCGCACGTTACGCGCGGGGCGTGCTGCGCTGCCTGCCGGACAGCGCGGGGTCGCGCGCGCTGCGGATCGCGTACACGCCGCTGCACGGCGTAGGGATGCGCACCGTGCTGCCCATCCTGGCGCAGGCCGGCTTCGACGACGTCCACGTGGTGGCCTCGCAAGCCGAGCCGGACGGCTCCTTCCCGACGGTGCGCTTCCCCAACCCGGAAGAACCTGGCGCGCTCGCAGCGTTGATCGCGCTGTGCGAGGACGTCGGCGCCGACGTGGGCGTCGCCAACGATCCGGACGCGGACCGCCTGGCAGTGGTCGCGGCAGACGACCAGGGCGTGTTCGAGGCGTTGAGCGGCAACGAGATCGGGTGCTTGCTGGCGGACTACCTGCTGAGCCATGGCGACCCGACCCAGGCGCGGGTGGTCATCAACACGGTCGTCAGCTCCCCCCTGCTAGGCGTCATCGCGCACGCTCACCGAGCGTCGTTCGCGCAGACGCTCACGGGTCACAAGTGGATCCACGCACGCGCCATGGAAGAGGAGGCGCGTGGCCGCACGTTCGTGTTCGGCTACGAGGAGGCGCTCGGCTACGCGGTCGGTTCCCTGGTGCGCGACAAGGACGGCATCTCGGCGTTGCTCGCGTTCTGCGACATGGCGGCGCGGGCGAAGGCCGGGGGGCGCTCGGTGCTCGCGCTGCGCGACGACCTGCTGCGCCGCTACGGGGCGTACGTCAGCCTGCAGGAGTCCTGGGTGCTGCCTGGAGAGGCTGGGCGCGACGAGATCCGAGCGCGTGTGGCCCGCGCCGAGGCCCTGCCGCTGGACACGCTCGGGGGGGTGCCAGTCGTGGCTCGCATCACCGGGAAGGACGCCGTCCGACGAAGCCGCGACGGGCGAACGGAGGCGCTCGGGTGGGCGGCGAGCGACCTCCTGGTGCTCGAGCTGGAAGGGGGGCAGCGCGCCATGCTGCGCCCGAGCGGCACCGAGCCGAAGCTCAAGCTGTACTTCGACGCGCGCGCCGAGCTCAGCCCGTCGGAGCCCGTGAAGGCAGCACGAGCGCGCGCGCGGGCGTTGGCGACGGCCATCCGGGACGACCTGGTGGCGCGCCTGGGCGGCGCCCCCGAGTCCCCGGTTTCTTGA
- a CDS encoding FHA domain-containing protein, which produces MIRLHQTFGAHTGRSVTFDHGPVRCGRQPDNELALDPNADLDASGYHAEMVRRGAEWHLTDSKSRNGTWVNGQRIREATLADGDEIEFGAGGPRFRVELLETDAPTMRPPTGQAPFGPPALDSRAVLFEPLSSTPPPAHAPPPEPSPTAPVTPVAGTPSYPLPPGPAPRRGMGVWLGVGLSCLGLLVVGLAVGVGLWWLQRVRTPPPTAADATRIANAHAGALFSVLHRDPVGREHEICAGFAVRRDLIATSARCVHALQAAAESGHTAFARPPGGVPQDVVHMYRHPGMPAGAQVGPDVGLLRVTGSAPALTSLAPTDEVDGVLDGTAVFVWAAAGTGGGLRGGRVTNVSDLPGAGSNQQLEYALQGTPGSPVFDREGRVAAVHAGTVGQDAVPGYGVRIDVLHGLLAGL; this is translated from the coding sequence TTGATCCGCTTGCACCAGACGTTCGGAGCCCACACGGGGCGGTCGGTCACCTTCGATCACGGTCCGGTGCGCTGTGGACGTCAGCCGGACAACGAGCTGGCGCTCGACCCCAACGCCGACCTCGACGCCTCTGGCTATCACGCGGAGATGGTGCGCCGAGGAGCGGAGTGGCACCTCACCGACAGCAAGAGCCGCAACGGTACCTGGGTCAACGGCCAGCGCATCCGAGAGGCGACGCTCGCCGATGGCGACGAGATCGAGTTCGGCGCGGGTGGGCCTCGTTTCCGCGTGGAGCTGCTCGAGACCGACGCCCCGACCATGCGCCCACCAACGGGCCAAGCGCCGTTCGGTCCGCCCGCGCTCGACAGCCGCGCGGTGCTGTTCGAGCCGCTGTCGTCCACGCCTCCACCGGCGCACGCGCCGCCCCCCGAGCCATCGCCCACCGCGCCCGTCACACCTGTCGCGGGGACGCCGAGCTACCCCCTGCCACCAGGCCCGGCACCCCGGCGCGGGATGGGCGTGTGGCTGGGCGTCGGTCTCTCCTGCCTCGGGCTGCTGGTCGTGGGGCTCGCCGTGGGCGTCGGTCTGTGGTGGCTGCAGCGCGTGCGCACGCCACCCCCCACCGCGGCGGACGCCACGCGCATCGCCAACGCACACGCAGGCGCGCTGTTCAGCGTGCTGCATCGCGACCCCGTCGGGCGCGAGCACGAGATCTGCGCCGGGTTCGCCGTCCGACGGGACCTGATCGCGACGTCTGCACGCTGTGTCCACGCGCTCCAGGCGGCCGCGGAGAGCGGTCACACGGCCTTCGCGCGGCCCCCGGGGGGTGTCCCCCAAGATGTGGTCCACATGTACCGACATCCCGGGATGCCCGCGGGGGCGCAGGTTGGTCCAGACGTGGGGCTATTGCGCGTCACCGGCAGCGCGCCCGCCCTGACCTCGCTCGCCCCCACCGACGAAGTGGACGGCGTCCTCGACGGAACGGCTGTGTTCGTGTGGGCCGCGGCGGGGACTGGTGGAGGCCTGCGCGGCGGGCGCGTGACCAACGTGAGCGACCTGCCGGGCGCGGGTTCGAACCAGCAGCTCGAGTACGCGCTCCAGGGCACCCCCGGCTCTCCGGTGTTCGACCGCGAGGGGCGGGTGGCGGCCGTACACGCCGGAACGGTCGGCCAGGACGCCGTGCCGGGCTACGGCGTGCGCATCGACGTGCTGCACGGGCTGCTGGCCGGACTCTGA
- a CDS encoding serine/threonine-protein phosphatase yields MKTPSAGGPSVAPSGPIHVRYFGATNVGLIREHNEDNLTVANLTSKVRDLPDGQVQETEIQAGGILLAVCDGMGGAAAGEIASQMAVDTIFEIMSSGETCASRDDLARRLVYSVEDAGGRIFGSAKMDRTRRGMGTTATAAALIDKVLFVGQVGDSRAYVLRNGELSLITKDQSLVNQLIEAGQLTEEEAESFEHSNIILQALGTTEDVAVDLTFLELRQGDRIMMCSDGLSGMVHSEIIREVLAEVRDIPSCCARLIEMANAGGGHDNITCIIADFDGPGLGPAAGAPKAAYQQYPLPVLEEDDERMARRASMKSGAAKPGSDVKRAPIEYDDPVPTLPTGAPLPWSLIALGALLLGALLLFGFFIAFGLAGSSEEETPPPPIAPLAPAAAVELRIRTDIADGHLFVDGEDYGPVTSGADVQLELQPGPHRLEIRVAGTAVVSSELTLRPGIPGDVLLSGPTADAPAPAAPAPAAPAAPAAPAPIIP; encoded by the coding sequence ATGAAGACCCCCTCCGCCGGAGGGCCGTCCGTCGCGCCGAGCGGTCCCATCCACGTCCGCTACTTTGGTGCCACCAACGTGGGCCTCATCCGCGAGCACAACGAGGACAACCTCACGGTCGCCAACCTCACCTCCAAGGTACGTGACCTGCCCGATGGTCAGGTGCAGGAGACGGAGATCCAGGCGGGCGGCATCTTGCTCGCGGTGTGTGACGGAATGGGCGGCGCGGCCGCTGGTGAGATCGCCAGCCAGATGGCGGTGGACACCATCTTCGAGATCATGTCCTCGGGCGAGACGTGCGCGTCGCGGGACGACCTCGCGCGGCGTCTGGTGTACTCCGTGGAGGACGCGGGCGGGCGCATCTTCGGCTCCGCCAAGATGGATCGCACGCGACGCGGGATGGGCACGACGGCCACCGCGGCCGCCCTGATCGACAAGGTCCTCTTCGTGGGGCAGGTCGGTGACAGCCGCGCCTACGTGCTGCGCAACGGCGAGCTCTCGCTCATCACGAAGGACCAGAGTCTCGTCAACCAGCTCATCGAAGCCGGGCAGCTCACCGAGGAAGAGGCGGAGTCCTTCGAGCACTCCAACATCATCTTGCAGGCCCTGGGCACCACCGAGGACGTCGCGGTCGACCTGACCTTCCTCGAGCTGCGTCAGGGTGACCGCATCATGATGTGCTCGGACGGTCTGAGCGGGATGGTGCACTCGGAGATCATCCGTGAGGTGCTCGCCGAGGTGCGCGACATCCCATCCTGCTGCGCGCGCCTGATCGAGATGGCCAACGCGGGCGGCGGGCACGACAACATCACGTGCATCATCGCGGACTTCGATGGCCCTGGTCTCGGGCCCGCCGCGGGCGCGCCCAAGGCCGCCTACCAACAGTACCCCTTGCCGGTGCTCGAAGAAGACGACGAGCGCATGGCGCGCCGCGCCAGCATGAAGTCGGGCGCTGCGAAACCAGGCAGCGACGTCAAGCGGGCGCCCATCGAGTACGACGATCCAGTGCCGACGTTGCCCACGGGCGCGCCGTTGCCGTGGTCGCTCATCGCGCTCGGCGCGCTGCTCCTCGGCGCACTCTTGCTGTTCGGCTTCTTCATCGCCTTTGGCCTGGCCGGCTCCTCCGAGGAAGAGACGCCTCCGCCGCCCATCGCTCCGCTCGCGCCCGCGGCGGCGGTCGAGCTGCGCATCCGCACCGACATCGCCGATGGCCACCTCTTCGTCGATGGCGAGGACTACGGACCGGTCACCTCGGGGGCGGACGTGCAGCTGGAGCTGCAGCCCGGTCCGCATCGCCTCGAGATCCGCGTGGCCGGCACCGCCGTCGTGAGCTCCGAGCTCACCCTCCGGCCGGGTATCCCTGGTGACGTCTTGTTGAGTGGGCCCACGGCAGACGCGCCCGCGCCCGCCGCGCCTGCGCCCGCCGCGCCCGCCGCGCCAGCAGCCCCCGCGCCGATCATCCCCTAG
- a CDS encoding FHA domain-containing protein, whose translation MSCPSCAHSNPVGSVFCQNCGFRLPAEAAPPAPTTVSCGRCGSQQSAHMRFCTECGNSLPGPAAPPAPAAQPAAPQPVHSGPPASSIGQAVAEQISGAIGGPLCWRCRGVGDNGSEFCKFCGARYSDAPGAQAAAPAQQPAPVAQPAPAAQPAPYSPPAAQPAPYSPPAAQPTPAAPSAQPAAFAATVGPNAGVTAAAGRLVSILKDGSDGQSFALKEGNTDIGRSEGDIVLADDPYLSPRHARVRGAAGRFYLRDLDSANGVYLRLTAPAELTSGDYVLIGQQVLRFEVLKDGELPLGPANLGGVLAFGTPEVPRLARLVQYTTEGVGRDLHYLYRDETVLGRENGDIVFTDDPFLSRRHAAIEIERAAKRFRLKDVGSSNGTSLRVRGERELTHGDHFRVGRHLFRFDGNTGAGR comes from the coding sequence ATGAGCTGCCCAAGCTGCGCCCATAGCAACCCCGTCGGGAGCGTCTTCTGCCAGAACTGCGGCTTTCGGCTGCCAGCGGAGGCAGCGCCACCTGCACCCACCACCGTGTCGTGTGGGCGGTGCGGCTCGCAGCAGTCCGCGCACATGCGCTTCTGCACCGAGTGCGGCAACAGCCTGCCGGGCCCCGCCGCGCCACCGGCGCCCGCTGCGCAGCCCGCTGCGCCCCAACCCGTGCACAGCGGTCCGCCCGCCAGCTCGATTGGGCAGGCCGTGGCCGAGCAGATCTCGGGTGCCATCGGTGGACCGCTCTGCTGGCGTTGCCGTGGCGTGGGCGACAATGGCTCCGAGTTCTGCAAGTTCTGCGGGGCGCGGTACAGCGACGCTCCGGGCGCGCAGGCCGCCGCCCCCGCGCAGCAGCCGGCCCCCGTCGCGCAGCCCGCCCCCGCCGCGCAGCCCGCGCCCTACAGCCCCCCTGCCGCGCAGCCCGCGCCCTACAGCCCCCCTGCCGCGCAGCCCACGCCCGCGGCGCCCTCGGCGCAGCCCGCAGCGTTCGCCGCTACCGTGGGCCCGAACGCTGGCGTGACCGCCGCCGCCGGACGGCTCGTCTCCATCCTGAAGGACGGCTCCGACGGGCAGAGCTTTGCGCTCAAGGAGGGCAACACCGACATCGGTCGCAGTGAAGGCGACATCGTGCTGGCCGACGACCCCTACCTCTCGCCGCGTCACGCGCGTGTGCGAGGCGCCGCGGGACGCTTCTATCTGCGCGACCTCGACAGCGCGAACGGCGTGTACCTGCGCCTCACGGCGCCCGCCGAGCTCACGTCGGGCGACTACGTCCTCATCGGCCAGCAGGTGTTGCGCTTCGAGGTGTTGAAGGACGGCGAGCTGCCGCTCGGGCCCGCCAACCTGGGCGGGGTCTTGGCCTTCGGCACGCCCGAGGTGCCGCGGCTTGCGCGCCTGGTGCAATACACCACCGAGGGTGTCGGGCGTGACCTTCACTACCTCTATCGCGACGAGACGGTGCTCGGTCGCGAGAACGGCGACATCGTCTTCACGGACGACCCGTTTCTCTCACGTCGCCACGCCGCCATCGAGATCGAGCGCGCCGCCAAGCGGTTCCGTCTGAAGGACGTCGGGTCCTCCAACGGCACCAGCTTGCGTGTCCGCGGCGAGCGTGAGCTGACCCACGGGGATCACTTCCGCGTCGGGCGTCATCTCTTCCGCTTCGACGGGAACACCGGGGCCGGCCGATGA
- a CDS encoding tetratricopeptide repeat protein yields MRSPSAVVVSLSSLLLLGCPPTLSQQRGEEHLDAFAAAERHVHHGRLDEAERAYADAAEHAERRIDRDEADYRRSRVLIDQERYEEAVALLIDLGSRRPASRRTGRAIYDAARVLNERMEQPDRANELFEQVMREFPDDGLGTRSLYFRTFTWRDSEDYAAAIAYLDELYPSVRELDLADDVLKLKADIQLEADDRAGARATLEQIVRDHPYPQGHRWDEAIAKLAEMDVEDGHPLVAIRRLERMLERFENTTIIGSYTQTGMPLAQLNIARIYRDELHDYDEADSQFRRVVRRFPDSILHDDAGYERGVMWLEQGERERGCDILRDVVEDFEVGHPRRLAAARVEADCGGE; encoded by the coding sequence GTGCGTAGTCCCTCTGCCGTCGTGGTGAGCCTCTCGAGCCTCCTGCTCCTGGGCTGCCCTCCCACCCTCTCGCAGCAGCGCGGCGAAGAGCACCTGGACGCGTTCGCCGCCGCCGAGCGTCACGTCCACCACGGGCGCCTGGACGAGGCCGAGCGCGCCTACGCCGACGCGGCGGAGCACGCCGAGCGCCGCATCGACCGCGACGAGGCCGACTACCGCCGCAGCCGCGTGCTCATCGACCAAGAGCGCTACGAAGAAGCCGTGGCGCTGCTCATCGACCTGGGCTCGCGTCGCCCCGCGTCGCGCCGCACGGGCCGCGCCATCTACGACGCTGCGCGCGTGCTCAACGAGCGCATGGAGCAGCCCGACCGCGCCAACGAGCTGTTCGAGCAGGTCATGCGTGAGTTCCCGGACGACGGCCTCGGCACGCGCTCGCTCTACTTCCGCACCTTCACGTGGCGCGACAGCGAGGACTACGCGGCCGCCATCGCCTACCTGGACGAGCTCTACCCCAGCGTGCGCGAGCTGGACCTCGCGGACGACGTGCTCAAGCTCAAGGCGGACATCCAGCTGGAAGCCGACGACCGCGCCGGCGCGCGCGCCACGCTCGAGCAGATCGTGCGCGACCACCCGTACCCGCAGGGGCACCGCTGGGACGAGGCCATCGCCAAGCTGGCCGAGATGGACGTCGAGGACGGACACCCGCTGGTGGCCATCCGTCGCCTCGAGCGCATGCTGGAGCGCTTCGAGAACACCACCATCATCGGCAGCTACACGCAGACGGGCATGCCCCTGGCGCAGCTCAACATCGCGCGCATCTACCGCGACGAGCTGCACGACTACGACGAGGCCGACAGCCAGTTCCGCCGCGTGGTGCGTCGCTTCCCGGACAGCATCCTGCACGACGACGCGGGCTACGAGCGCGGCGTGATGTGGCTGGAGCAGGGCGAGCGCGAGCGCGGCTGCGACATCCTGCGCGACGTGGTCGAGGACTTCGAGGTGGGTCACCCACGGCGCCTCGCGGCCGCCCGCGTCGAAGCCGACTGCGGCGGCGAGTAG
- a CDS encoding peroxiredoxin has protein sequence MSLKLGTVAPNFNQQSTMGDISFHEWAGDSWVVFFSHPADYTPVCTTELGMVAKLKDKFDARNCKVLALSVDPLDSHMGWLKDIESTQGVTLNYPIIADADSSVANAYNMIHPEANAKVTVRSVFFIDPQHKVRATLTYPPATGRNFDEILRVLDGLQLTDNYSVATPANWKDGDDVVIVPSIKDPEEIAKKFPKGHTELTPYLRMTPQPNK, from the coding sequence ATGAGTCTCAAGCTCGGAACCGTCGCCCCCAACTTCAACCAGCAGAGCACCATGGGAGACATCTCCTTCCATGAGTGGGCCGGGGACAGCTGGGTGGTCTTCTTCTCCCACCCCGCGGACTACACGCCGGTGTGCACCACCGAGCTGGGCATGGTGGCCAAGCTCAAGGACAAGTTCGACGCCCGCAACTGCAAGGTGCTGGCGCTGAGCGTGGACCCGCTGGACAGCCACATGGGCTGGCTCAAGGACATCGAGTCCACCCAGGGCGTGACCCTCAACTACCCCATCATCGCGGACGCCGACTCCTCGGTGGCCAACGCCTACAACATGATCCACCCGGAGGCGAACGCGAAGGTGACCGTGCGCTCGGTGTTCTTCATCGACCCGCAGCACAAGGTGCGCGCCACCCTCACCTACCCGCCCGCCACCGGCCGCAACTTCGACGAGATCCTGCGCGTCCTGGACGGCCTGCAGCTGACGGACAACTACTCGGTCGCCACCCCCGCCAACTGGAAGGACGGCGACGACGTGGTCATCGTGCCGAGCATCAAGGACCCCGAGGAGATCGCCAAGAAGTTCCCCAAGGGCCACACGGAGCTCACCCCGTACCTGCGCATGACCCCGCAGCCGAACAAGTGA
- a CDS encoding M48 family metallopeptidase has protein sequence MTAHAELQWGRTRIAYSVARSARKKTLAIRVEPDGSVEVVAPPAVADERIASLVRKKAAWIVERQRRVADVPPKPTPREFVSGETFLYLGRQYRLRVRAGTEPGVKLTGRYLEATVARGSSSDDRPALVRALLEDWYRAHAAERLPERVAEWSTKLGVEPKAVLIREPQKRWGSCDAAGNIRLNWRIIQAPRRLVDYVVAHELTHLAHDDHGRAFWALLGRVMPDYEERREALRKAGAGMVW, from the coding sequence GTGACCGCCCACGCCGAGCTCCAGTGGGGCCGCACCCGCATCGCGTACAGCGTGGCTCGCAGCGCCCGCAAGAAGACCCTCGCCATCCGCGTCGAGCCGGACGGCAGCGTAGAGGTCGTGGCCCCGCCCGCCGTCGCCGACGAGCGCATCGCCAGCCTGGTCCGCAAGAAGGCCGCGTGGATCGTCGAGCGCCAACGCCGCGTCGCCGACGTGCCGCCCAAGCCCACCCCGCGCGAGTTCGTGAGCGGCGAGACTTTCCTCTACCTCGGCCGCCAGTACCGCCTGCGCGTCCGTGCGGGGACCGAGCCCGGCGTCAAGCTCACGGGCCGCTACCTGGAAGCTACTGTCGCCCGGGGCAGCTCCAGCGACGACCGCCCCGCGCTCGTGCGCGCCCTGCTCGAAGATTGGTACCGCGCCCACGCCGCAGAGCGCCTCCCCGAGCGGGTAGCCGAGTGGTCCACCAAGCTCGGGGTAGAGCCCAAAGCCGTGCTCATCCGCGAGCCCCAGAAGCGCTGGGGCAGCTGCGACGCCGCCGGCAACATCCGCCTCAACTGGCGCATCATCCAGGCCCCCAGGAGGCTCGTGGATTACGTCGTGGCTCACGAGCTGACTCACCTGGCGCATGACGACCACGGCCGCGCATTCTGGGCTCTGCTGGGCCGCGTGATGCCCGACTACGAAGAGCGCCGGGAGGCGTTGCGGAAGGCGGGCGCCGGGATGGTGTGGTGA